The Vigna unguiculata cultivar IT97K-499-35 chromosome 6, ASM411807v1, whole genome shotgun sequence genome contains a region encoding:
- the LOC114187689 gene encoding protein NETWORKED 4A-like gives MIMKNMTKRSLTTEMERNVRQMHKLIEDNGDSFAEKAEMYYKKRPELISLVEEFYRGYKSLVERYDHSPTSCDLQSQASSGVSDCGSEMASPSPRKMGRRISPNRAPGFDVFLGSGGNGNGFDACQKDGDGSSTLTESDEDYYDDSSSMNSFSGFFGNGNDQNGMNRRVMELEIEIPSEGKEKVLNEEERVKNGEDFGARISAYEEELRNVNEKLRVSEGEISKLKNEVEMYRSKELRNLKGGVGLSSSVEGVRMGGESLELKKLEEELRMSNEKLESAEMQVTKTFETIQQLQEEFELAQKDIASWKIKFNAQKRENSRLVERQAKMRTNVAERDREVRDLKALLSDVQQKVFFERSSLKSEITRLLGEKSVLEQKMKEWECQCQCLEGEIKRMESEKTERVKGKSESGEGLKIEKEKLSAEVGALKKVIESRDNEIEEGRKEVEELRSRGKILEEEIERQRVEILGGAEEKREAIRQLCFSLEHYRNRYDMLRQAFGGNKRLPVSTT, from the coding sequence ATGATAATGAAGAACATGACAAAACGATCCTTAACCACAGAGATGGAACGCAACGTGAGGCAAATGCATAAGCTGATTGAAGATAACGGAGATTCCTTTGCGGAAAAGGCTGAGATGTATTACAAGAAGAGGCCAGAGTTGATCTCTCTTGTTGAGGAGTTCTACCGGGGCTACAAATCTTTGGTTGAACGTTATGATCACAGTCCCACATCGTGTGATCTTCAATCACAGGCTTCTTCTGGTGTTTCAGATTGTGGTTCTGAGATGGCTTCTCCCTCTCCGAGGAAGATGGGGCGTCGCATATCCCCCAACCGTGCCCCGGGGTTCGATGTGTTTCTGGGTTCTGGTGGGAACGGGAATGGTTTTGATGCATGTCAAAAGGATGGGGATGGTTCTTCTACTTTGACAGAATCTGATGAGGATTATTATGATGATAGTTCTTCAATGAACAGCTTTTCAGGATTCTTTGGGAATGGAAACGATCAGAATGGTATGAACAGAAGGGTGATGGAATTGGAGATTGAGATACCGTCTGAGGGGAAAGAGAAGGTGTTGAATGAGGAGGAACGTGTGAAAAATGGTGAGGATTTTGGTGCAAGGATCAGTGCGTATGAAGAAGAACTAAGGAATGTGAATGAGAAGTTGAGGGTTTCTGAAGGGGAGATTAGTAAGCTGAAGAATGAGGTTGAAATGTACAGATCAAAGGAATTAAGGAATTTGAAGGGTGGCGTTGGATTATCTTCAAGTGTAGAAGGGGTGAGGATGGGAGGGGAATCCTTGGAGTTGAAGAAACTTGAGGAGGAGCTAAGGATGAGCAATGAAAAACTTGAGTCTGCGGAAATGCAAGTTACTAAAACGTTTGAAACTATTCAGCAATTGCAGGAAGAGTTTGAGTTGGCTCAGAAGGACATTGCTTCTTGGAAAATAAAGTTCAACGCTCAGAAAAGAGAAAACTCAAGACTGGTAGAGAGGCAAGCAAAGATGAGAACTAATGTAGCAGAGAGGGATCGTGAGGTGAGGGATTTAAAAGCTCTTCTGTCTGATGTACAACAGAAAGTGTTCTTTGAGAGATCAAGTTTGAAGTCTGAAATAACGAGGTTGTTGGGAGAAAAGAGTGTTTTAGAGCAGAAGATGAAAGAATGGGAATGTCAATGCCAATGTTTAGAAGGAGAGATAAAAAGAATGGAGTCTGAAAAAACAGAGAGGGTGAAAGGAAAAAGTGAAAGTGGTGAGGGTTtgaaaatagagaaagagaagCTGAGTGCAGAAGTTGGTGCACTTAAGAAAGTGATAGAATCAAGAGATAATGAGATTGAAGAGGGTCGTAAAGAAGTGGAAGAACTAAGATCAAGAGGTAAGATACTAGAGGAAGAGATTGAGAGGCAAAGGGTTGAGATATTAGGAGGAGCTGAAGAGAAACGTGAGGCCATAAGGCAGCTATGCTTCTCACTTGAGCATTACAGAAATAGGTATGATATGCTTCGCCAGGCTTTCGGAGGAAACAAGAGGCTTCCTGTTTCGACCACCTGA
- the LOC114188719 gene encoding DEAD-box ATP-dependent RNA helicase 20-like isoform X1: MSYVPPHLRNNGSAAVATARTPSVTLDNNNNNHHHHHNNHHKLAFTSNNNNTNANCSPSLPTFHNASRRSSAAPPSPRIFATPDPVFPQWQPSERASRMTPEQIEEVRSRLNLDVTVASDSPPAPAPIESFTDMCLDSSIMKDIAYHEYTRPTSIQAQAMPIALSGRDLLGCAETGSGKTAAFTIPMIQHCLAQPSIRRNDGPLALVLAPTRELAQQIEKEVKAFSRSLESLKTAIVVGGTNIEKQRAELRAGVEIAVATPGRFIDHLQQGNTSLSRISFVVLDEADRMLDMGFEPQIREVMRSLPEKHQTLLFSATMPVEIEALAKEYLASPVQVKVGKVSSPTTNVSQTLVKISENEKIDRLLDLLVEDASQAEKCGHPFPLTIVFVERKTRCDEVAEALVAQGLSAVSLHGGRSQSEREAALHDFRSGSTNILVATDVASRGLDVTGVSHVINLDLPKTMEDYVHRIGRTGRAGSTGLATSFYTDRDMFLVANIRKAIADAESGNTLTFATGKVARRKEKEAAAAQKEANIALSKQLGLGAASINIEDKYKFMITAANIKREGAADSAWDD; this comes from the exons ATGTCGTATGTGCCTCCGCACCTCCGAAATAACGGCTCCGCCGCCGTCGCCACCGCCAGAACCCCCTCCGTAACCCtagacaacaacaacaacaaccaccatcaccaccataaCAATCACCACAAGCTCGCATTCAcctccaacaacaacaacaccaacGCCAATTGCTCTCCCTCGCTCCCCACCTTCCACAATGCCTCTCGCCGGAGCTCCGCCGCACCTCCGTCCCCGAGGATTTTCGCCACCCCTGACCCCGTCTTCCCGCAATGGCAACCCTCTGAACGCGCTTCGCGCATGACTCCGGAGCAG ATTGAAGAGGTCCGTTCTCGGCTTAATCTTGACGTTACTGTTGCATCTGATTCTCCTCCTGCACCTGCACCAATAGAGTCGTTTACTGATATG TGTTTGGACTCAAGTATCATGAAGGATATTGCTTACCATGAATACACCAGGCCAACTTCGATCCAGGCACAAGCCATGCCAATTGCTCTCAGTGGAAGGGATCTATTAGGTTGTGCTGAAACTGGTAGTGGAAAGACTGCAGCTTTCACAATTCCTATGATACAG CATTGCTTAGCCCAACCTTCAATTCGGCGCAATGATGGTCCTCTGGCATTAGTTTTGGCTCCTACCAGAGAACTTGctcaacaaatagaaaaagag GTTAAAGCTTTTAGCAGATCCCTTGAGTCATTAAAAACTGCTATTGTTGTGGGTGGAACTAACATTGAGAAGCAG AGGGCGGAACTTAGAGCTGGGGTTGAAATAGCAGTTGCCACGCCTGGAAGATTCATTGATCACTTGCAACAAGGCAACACTTCCCTCTCTAGAATTTCTTTTGTTGTTCTAGACGAAGCAGATAGAATGCTGGATATGGGGTTTGAACCACAGATAAGAGAG GTAATGAGAAGTCTTCCAGAGAAGCATCAAACATTGCTTTTTAGTGCGACAATGCCTGTGGAGATTGAAGCATTAGCAAAG GAGTACTTGGCTAGCCCAGTGCAAGTGAAGGTGGGGAAAGTGAGTAGCCCAACAACTAATGTTTCGCAAACGCTTGTGAAAATTTCTGAAAACGAGAAG ATTGACCGACTTCTAGACTTACTTGTAGAGGATGCATCACAGGCTGAAAAATGTGGTCATCCATTTCCATTAACAATTGTGTTTGTTGAGAGGAAG ACAAGGTGCGATGAAGTTGCTGAAGCATTGGTAGCTCAAGGATTATCTGCAGTTTCTCTTCATGGTGGTCGCAGTCAGAGTGAAAGAGAGGCTGCCTTGCATGATTTTCGTAGTGGCTCTACCAACATTTTG GTTGCCACTGATGTTGCATCCCGTGGCTTGGATGTCACTGGAGTGTCCCATGTCATCAATCTAGATCTTCCCAAG ACCATGGAAGATTATGTACACCGGATTGGAAGGACCGGGCGTGCAGGATCAACTGGCTTAGCTACTTCATTTTACACTGATCGTGACATG TTCCTTGTTGCAAATATAAGGAAGGCAATAGCTGACGCCGAATCTGGGAACACGCTGACATTTGCAACCGGAAAg GTTGCTAGACGGAAGGAGAAAGAAGCAGCAGCTGCACAAAAAGAGGCAAATATTGCTTTATCCAAACAGTTAGGATTGGGAGCTGCTTCAATTAACATcgaagataaatataaattcatgaTTACTGCCGCAAACATTAAAAGAGAGGGCGCAGCAGATAGTGCCTGGGACGATTAA
- the LOC114188719 gene encoding ATP-dependent RNA helicase DBP2-like isoform X2, which produces MSYVPPHLRNNGSAAVATARTPSVTLDNNNNNHHHHHNNHHKLAFTSNNNNTNANCSPSLPTFHNASRRSSAAPPSPRIFATPDPVFPQWQPSERASRMTPEQIEEVRSRLNLDVTVASDSPPAPAPIESFTDMCLDSSIMKDIAYHEYTRPTSIQAQAMPIALSGRDLLGCAETGSGKTAAFTIPMIQHCLAQPSIRRNDGPLALVLAPTRELAQQIEKEVKAFSRSLESLKTAIVVGGTNIEKQRAELRAGVEIAVATPGRFIDHLQQGNTSLSRISFVVLDEADRMLDMGFEPQIREVMRSLPEKHQTLLFSATMPVEIEALAKEYLASPVQVKVGKVSSPTTNVSQTLVKISENEKIDRLLDLLVEDASQAEKCGHPFPLTIVFVERKTRCDEVAEALVAQGLSAVSLHGGRSQSEREAALHDFRSGSTNILVATDVASRGLDVTGVSHVINLDLPKHQLWLPQL; this is translated from the exons ATGTCGTATGTGCCTCCGCACCTCCGAAATAACGGCTCCGCCGCCGTCGCCACCGCCAGAACCCCCTCCGTAACCCtagacaacaacaacaacaaccaccatcaccaccataaCAATCACCACAAGCTCGCATTCAcctccaacaacaacaacaccaacGCCAATTGCTCTCCCTCGCTCCCCACCTTCCACAATGCCTCTCGCCGGAGCTCCGCCGCACCTCCGTCCCCGAGGATTTTCGCCACCCCTGACCCCGTCTTCCCGCAATGGCAACCCTCTGAACGCGCTTCGCGCATGACTCCGGAGCAG ATTGAAGAGGTCCGTTCTCGGCTTAATCTTGACGTTACTGTTGCATCTGATTCTCCTCCTGCACCTGCACCAATAGAGTCGTTTACTGATATG TGTTTGGACTCAAGTATCATGAAGGATATTGCTTACCATGAATACACCAGGCCAACTTCGATCCAGGCACAAGCCATGCCAATTGCTCTCAGTGGAAGGGATCTATTAGGTTGTGCTGAAACTGGTAGTGGAAAGACTGCAGCTTTCACAATTCCTATGATACAG CATTGCTTAGCCCAACCTTCAATTCGGCGCAATGATGGTCCTCTGGCATTAGTTTTGGCTCCTACCAGAGAACTTGctcaacaaatagaaaaagag GTTAAAGCTTTTAGCAGATCCCTTGAGTCATTAAAAACTGCTATTGTTGTGGGTGGAACTAACATTGAGAAGCAG AGGGCGGAACTTAGAGCTGGGGTTGAAATAGCAGTTGCCACGCCTGGAAGATTCATTGATCACTTGCAACAAGGCAACACTTCCCTCTCTAGAATTTCTTTTGTTGTTCTAGACGAAGCAGATAGAATGCTGGATATGGGGTTTGAACCACAGATAAGAGAG GTAATGAGAAGTCTTCCAGAGAAGCATCAAACATTGCTTTTTAGTGCGACAATGCCTGTGGAGATTGAAGCATTAGCAAAG GAGTACTTGGCTAGCCCAGTGCAAGTGAAGGTGGGGAAAGTGAGTAGCCCAACAACTAATGTTTCGCAAACGCTTGTGAAAATTTCTGAAAACGAGAAG ATTGACCGACTTCTAGACTTACTTGTAGAGGATGCATCACAGGCTGAAAAATGTGGTCATCCATTTCCATTAACAATTGTGTTTGTTGAGAGGAAG ACAAGGTGCGATGAAGTTGCTGAAGCATTGGTAGCTCAAGGATTATCTGCAGTTTCTCTTCATGGTGGTCGCAGTCAGAGTGAAAGAGAGGCTGCCTTGCATGATTTTCGTAGTGGCTCTACCAACATTTTG GTTGCCACTGATGTTGCATCCCGTGGCTTGGATGTCACTGGAGTGTCCCATGTCATCAATCTAGATCTTCCCAAG CATCAGTTATGGCTGCCTCAATTATAG